The Opisthocomus hoazin isolate bOpiHoa1 chromosome 27, bOpiHoa1.hap1, whole genome shotgun sequence DNA segment GTGGGGGTCTGCGTGCATGCGGAGCCGCGACGCCGGGGGTCCCACCGGGGCCACCGGCTGCACGGGCCTCTCGGAAAAGGCCCGGCGCATCTCCGAGCACatctccccgccgccctccctgAGGGGGTTCAGCACGCAcccgcgggggggcggcggggccggcgcctgCCTGGGAACCCCCCAGTGCGGGGGGAACTGGCTGTGAGAGAGCGGCCGGCGGGAGCTCTCCGGCGCCCAGCGCTCGGCCCCCAGCCGAAGGTGGGAAGCCTTGAGGAAGGCGGTGCCCGTGAGGGGCGCCGGGATGGCGGGCAGCCGGACGGCGggcgccggggcggcgggggatggggcggcgggcagcggcacgGCCGCCATGACCGAGCAGCCCGCAGGTCTCTCCTGACACCGGGAGGCGTCGCTATGGCGACggctccgccccgccccttcccgccgagccccgcgcccgctccgAGCCCGCCCCCGCCGTGAGACGTCGGAACCCGGAAGCGTTGCCATGGCGGCGGGCGCGTTCCGCGGCCTGGTCGCCGTGCTGGAGACCTACCGGGGCCGGGACCGGCTGGTGAGTGGCGGgagcggcccggcggggcccTGTGCAACCGGTGCGGCCGGGTCCTCACCGGGCGGTGCCTCCGCAGGTCCGGGCGCTCTGCTATGGCTGCCAGCTGGCGGGCGGGGCGCTGGCCGGGCCGCAGGCCTCGCCGTCCGGCCTGCCCGGGAGCCTCCTGGCCGTGTCGGCCCAGCTGAGCGCCTGCCGCACGGCCCTGCGCCTCTTCGACGACTTCGCCATGCTCCGCTACAGCTGCGCCTACGGGCTGGGCCCCAAGGTGAGAGCGGGGAAGGGGGAGCAGCGGCAGCACCCCCAGCCACACTGCAGGCTCGAGGCCTGGCtgtcccccctgctccccgcaggaCGAGGATGGCCTGGTGCGGGGGCTGTCGGTGCTCTGCAACCTGGCCAACCAGCTCTACTACCCCTGCGAGCACGTCGCCTGGGCGGCTGACGCCGGCGTCATCCGTGTCGGCTCGCAGAAGTGGTGGACTCTGAGCATGGCGCTCTGGGCTTTCGCTCTGCTCCTGGGCATCCTGCGGTAAGGCTGGACAGGGAGCTGTAGGCTGCGGGGGGGAAGGAGACGGACGGGGAGCGGAGTGTGTTCCCTCGGGCATTGGGCTGAAATGGAAGACCCGCGCGGCTGCAGCAGGGTGCTCTTCCTCACGCCTGTGGTTACTGGTAGTGAAAAACCTCCCCTTCGGCGCTGTGGCAGAAACAGCTCTGTTCTCTTCTTTTCAGGTCGCTGAGAATCTTGTTCCAGTTAAGAAGAAAGCTGAGGCAGCACGGGTGGTATGATTCCTCTCCCTGGCTATATAGCTAACCTAACCCAAACATTTCTGTCGTCATTTGTGAGCGATCGCTAATTACTATTGCATTATGAGCTATCAAGAATGTTACACTTGCTTCCAACAGTACATCTTCGCCTCTGAGTCGACAGGCAACGAGAGCCCAAGTGAAGGCTGAGGTTTTGAGCATCCTGACAGAGGCAGCAGATCTCTGCAATGCAATCCACTGGCTGCCGCCAGGATTCCTCTGGGCTGGACGCTTTCCTCCGTGGCTGGTTGGTCTCCTGGGGACCGTGTCTTCCCTGATTGGTATCTACCAGGCATCTAGAGGAGGAAATTCTGAAGCTGTGTAAAAGAAAATGGGGCT contains these protein-coding regions:
- the PEX11G gene encoding peroxisomal membrane protein 11C — its product is MAAGAFRGLVAVLETYRGRDRLVRALCYGCQLAGGALAGPQASPSGLPGSLLAVSAQLSACRTALRLFDDFAMLRYSCAYGLGPKDEDGLVRGLSVLCNLANQLYYPCEHVAWAADAGVIRVGSQKWWTLSMALWAFALLLGILRSLRILFQLRRKLRQHGCTSSPLSRQATRAQVKAEVLSILTEAADLCNAIHWLPPGFLWAGRFPPWLVGLLGTVSSLIGIYQASRGGNSEAV